The genomic region GACCTGCCAATCAACTGACCTACTAATAACATTCGCAAAAATCCTCTCGACCAGATCTtattaataacaacaataatgaatttacataaacatgtaGTTCTCATTCGCAGTCACGTTTTGACCTGTCATCTAAAACCGACCCGGTCGTTctcaaaatacattaaaatacctGTCTGCTTGTCTTGTTGATAGTTCGAATGTCAATTGAGTTAGTATCAATTGTAAGGTGACGAAAAGACAGCAATTACTACCGCGTCGAGAGTATGAAGGCTTGAACAATGGATGGACcgagaatattattttcacatcattactgtattattatttggttGTAGTATTTAGTGGTGTTTGTTTTCCTCAATGCATCTCTGACAGCAGAGAGGCATACAAATGCAGACACGGTTATATTGAGTTATATTTCAGTGTTGACCTTTACTAAGACTACCATAATACAACATAAGTCGTTCATGTCGTTCGTACTCATGatattttcgttatttgtttgaaaatttggAAAGAAAAGTataattcttttaaatgttattcCGTATCAAAATTCTTATGAAAAATTCTAGTCAAATTCATCGTGTTATGATGTTATTTTCGttccaaaatttaattaaattctatggAAAGCTGTTATGaaattctttcttttgtttttgcaagTGACCCCGAACCCTAGTAATTGAATGATTACGACcgcttttttaaaaatagaacggagatatttgtttatgatcttaaaaaaatatcgtgtttTTCCTCGCCtcgagaaaatatatttttgcagagCTACGGCGGGGTGTGGGTAATTGATTTCGGGTGAAGGGTTTTGAAGCATCTACTCCCACTCTAATAGCCTAAACCGCACTTTACATGAGGTACTTACAGTATTTAGGTTGACAGGCGGAATTACCTTCGCATTTATAGCATTAGCATGGATGGAAAACgtatacaaattgttttaatagtttgtaACGTTAAACACTCTTTTTACGAGGCCAATTTAGAAAATACTATGTACTTGATTAtgcaattaattatgtatttgaacAACTGTCTTTAAACTTACGAATAAAATCTTATAAGAGACCTCTGAGTTTACTCTGACATTTATTCTCagggtattaaaaaaaagacatagAAACGtgtatcctacttacagaatcaataatttcatttcatttccctTTAACATTTCTTCATAAAGCCCTCTGATGGAGAATTTCGAATTTATTGAACTCAAAAAAAGTGATGGTATATCCTCCCTAATTGTTATGTAAACtagatgataataatttatttctaatttattcaCAGCCTTCAGTGATGCTACCAATATGGACATCGGAGTTCCTCCAAGCAGTATCCCGGATGGACCCGAAGTTCATTGCCCTCCATCTTCAGGAAGTCGGCGGCAAGGCGTACGAGAAGTCCATGCAATACGTCCAGGACTTCGTGCAGAGGCTCTGCGACTGTCCCGAATTGAGGCTCTTCGATAAGATCAGGATATTCCTGGATGAGGACTTCAGTTCACCGGAGAAGTTTACTGTGAGTATATGTTTAATTACTGTCATCGCAAATTC from Trichoplusia ni isolate ovarian cell line Hi5 unplaced genomic scaffold, tn1 tig00001299, whole genome shotgun sequence harbors:
- the LOC113507268 gene encoding type I inositol 1,4,5-trisphosphate 5-phosphatase-like, which translates into the protein MLKFKKMGSDKVPLLLVTANVGSIFEDPSVMLPIWTSEFLQAVSRMDPKFIALHLQEVGGKAYEKSMQYVQDFVQRLCDCPELRLFDKIRIFLDEDFSSPEKFTVSICLITVIANSID